The Flavobacterium piscisymbiosum genome includes a region encoding these proteins:
- a CDS encoding alkaline phosphatase, with product MDRRKFFKNGSLLTIGAAVMNPFQGSANILDLEELNKNKKAKNIILLVSDGMSTGTLNMTDLFLNRKTGKGSNWIQLYKENRVSRALMDTASASSIVTDSSAASSSWGGGFRVNNGVLNVSPQGEPHLPIWQKFKKAGKMAGCVTTVPITHATPAGFCVNSKSRNAQDDIAEQYLDLGFDVMMGGGSNYFSAESRKDKKDMFAAFKAKGYQVVKNRADMDSASNSQPILGVFAEDGVPYYVDRNSDQNLQKTVPSLAEMAQKAIDRMKNHKNGFVLQIESGKVDWAAHGNDIAGLIHDQIEFDEAVKIAIDFAEKDKETLVIITTDHGNANPGIIYGKDANDNFDSIQKYTQTNEWILNQIKPQSSVAQVKEIIEKANGHSVSDEEAKTVLSYYDGLHKEDGLYNYKKLPYKAFAEMQGKINSVGWISMDHSADYVELAMFGPGSELLKPFVKNTDLHYLMLQAAEVENKF from the coding sequence ATGGATAGAAGGAAGTTCTTTAAAAATGGTTCTTTATTAACGATCGGAGCCGCGGTTATGAATCCGTTTCAGGGTTCTGCAAATATTTTAGATTTAGAAGAGTTAAATAAAAATAAGAAAGCCAAAAATATTATTTTACTCGTTAGTGACGGAATGAGTACCGGAACACTTAATATGACCGATTTGTTCCTGAACAGAAAAACAGGAAAAGGTTCTAACTGGATTCAGTTGTATAAAGAGAACAGAGTTTCCAGAGCTTTGATGGATACTGCTTCTGCGAGTTCTATTGTTACAGATTCTTCGGCTGCGAGTTCTTCATGGGGTGGTGGTTTTAGGGTCAACAACGGAGTCCTTAATGTGAGTCCGCAGGGAGAACCTCATTTACCCATTTGGCAAAAGTTCAAGAAGGCAGGAAAAATGGCGGGTTGCGTTACAACAGTTCCTATTACTCACGCTACTCCGGCGGGTTTTTGCGTAAACAGTAAAAGCAGAAACGCACAGGACGATATCGCTGAACAATATTTAGATCTTGGTTTTGATGTTATGATGGGCGGAGGTTCAAACTATTTTAGTGCTGAATCCAGAAAAGATAAAAAAGATATGTTTGCTGCTTTTAAAGCAAAAGGATATCAGGTGGTGAAAAATCGCGCAGATATGGATTCGGCTTCGAATTCTCAGCCTATTTTGGGTGTGTTTGCAGAAGATGGTGTTCCTTATTATGTAGATAGAAATAGTGATCAAAATTTACAAAAAACCGTTCCAAGTCTTGCCGAGATGGCGCAAAAAGCTATTGACAGAATGAAAAATCATAAAAATGGTTTTGTTTTGCAAATAGAAAGCGGAAAAGTCGATTGGGCGGCTCACGGAAATGATATTGCTGGTTTAATTCATGATCAGATTGAGTTTGATGAGGCTGTGAAAATTGCCATAGATTTTGCTGAAAAAGACAAAGAAACATTGGTAATTATTACAACAGATCACGGAAATGCTAATCCTGGGATTATTTACGGTAAAGACGCCAATGATAATTTTGATAGTATCCAGAAATATACTCAGACAAATGAATGGATTTTGAATCAGATAAAGCCTCAATCTTCTGTTGCACAAGTAAAGGAAATTATCGAAAAAGCAAATGGACATTCGGTTTCAGACGAAGAGGCAAAAACGGTACTAAGCTATTACGACGGATTGCATAAAGAAGACGGACTATATAATTATAAAAAATTACCCTATAAAGCTTTTGCAGAAATGCAGGGAAAAATAAATTCTGTAGGATGGATTAGTATGGATCATTCTGCTGATTATGTAGAGTTGGCCATGTTTGGTCCCGGAAGTGAACTTTTGAAACCTTTCGTAAAAAATACCGATTTGCATTACCTCATGTTGCAGGCTGCGGAAGTCGAAAATAAGTTTTAG